Below is a window of Lebetimonas sp. JH292 DNA.
GGGTTATAAATGAAAAAATTTATTATTTTTTTCTTAAGTATTTTTTTATCCGCAAATGAAATATATGTAGCATCCGCCGCAGGAAATGCCTATGCACTGCCTGAAATCATAAAATCTTACAATAAACATTATCCCAAGGATAAAATTAATTTAATTTTGGCCAGCAGCGGAAAACTTACCGCCCAGATAATGCACGGGGCAAATTATGATGTGTTTTTAGCTGCCAATATGAAATATCCTTTTGCTTTGTATAAAAAAGGATTGACATTAACCAAACCTAAAATTTATGCAAAAGGGGTAATAGTTCTTTTTAGCAGAAACCTTTTAAAAGGTGGTTATAAAGATATAATATTAAATTCTGCTTCCATTGCCATTGCAAATCCGAAAACAGCGCCTTACGGGAAAGCCTCTGTCGAATTTTTAAAAAATACGGGATTATACAAAAAAATAAAAAACAAACTTGTATATGCCGAAACAGTTTCGGCAGCACTTAATTATGCTATTCATTCAACAGATGCCGGAATTGTGGCAAAAGCCCTTCTTTTTTCTCCAAAAACAAAAATGTACAAAAATTGGATTGAATTGCCTCACAATTACAATTCTATTAATCAGGGGGCGGTATTGTTAAATAAAAAAGGGCTTCGTTTTTATAATTTTTTGTTTTCAAAAGAAGCAAAA
It encodes the following:
- the modA gene encoding molybdate ABC transporter substrate-binding protein; the encoded protein is MKKFIIFFLSIFLSANEIYVASAAGNAYALPEIIKSYNKHYPKDKINLILASSGKLTAQIMHGANYDVFLAANMKYPFALYKKGLTLTKPKIYAKGVIVLFSRNLLKGGYKDIILNSASIAIANPKTAPYGKASVEFLKNTGLYKKIKNKLVYAETVSAALNYAIHSTDAGIVAKALLFSPKTKMYKNWIELPHNYNSINQGAVLLNKKGLRFYNFLFSKEAKKIFKKYGYNVNE